The nucleotide window GAGTGGCGATTTTGCATAAAGGTGTTATTCAAGCAATTGGTGTACCAAAAGAATTAAAAAAGCAACATCGAGATGGCGTTCTACATGTGGAGTTGAAGGATGGGCAAGTTCACGAATTATTGATGAATGAAGAGTCTGGTAAGCAAATTACACATTGGTTAACGATGAATCAGCTTGATTCAATAAAAACGAGCGAGCCAAGCTTAGGTGATATTTTTATGAAACTAACAGGGAGTGAATTATAATGAACATTTCATATAAACGAATTCAAGCAATCTTTTTAAAAGACTACAAGGAGTTTTCAAGAAACTATTCGATTTCTATTATCATTATTTTCCCAATGTTATTTGCATTACTTTACCGAAGTGACGATCCAACTCAAACCTTTATGACAGCATTCGTGCTTAATTTCTCATTTGCAATGCTTACAAGTTTTATTCAAGCATGCTTAATTGCTGAAGAAAAAGAGAAAAATACGCTGCGTTCATTAATGATGACACCAGCTAGTATTTTTGATGTGCTATTAGGAAAAAGTGCGTTAGTGTTTGTATTATCAGCGGTTGTACTCGCTGTTACCGTTTATCTTTTAGGATACACACCAGATAATTATGGGTTATTTATTGCGGCAACTGTATTATCAATTATTTTGTACACAGCATTAGGAACAATTTGTGGATTATTTTCTAAGTCTGTTATGGAAGCTTCATTGGCCATTTTCCCTGTATTAATTATTTTTACGGGTAGTCAGTTTGGAGCAGCACTTGAAGAAAAATTCTCCTTTTTAAGTATTTTACAATATTTACCTGGTTCGCAATTTGCAGATTTACTTGCTATCATGCAGACAGATTATAAGCTAGCAGATACATTTGAAAGCTTAGGAATTATGCTTGTTTGGACGATAGCTGTGACAATCATTTCAGTCATCCTATATAAAAAGCGACTTATGGATTAGTCGACTAAATGAAAACGCCAGGCAAAAGGAAGTGAACGATTCCTTTGGCTGGCGTTATTTTGATAGTTAATTTACATGGAGCACTTTGTTTTGATGCAATATCTCTACTAGATCTACTTCTGGCATTGGTTTGAAATAGTGATATCCTTGTGCAATGCCACATTCAAGGGAGCGTAAAATAGTAGCTTGTTGCTCAGTTTCAACACCTTCTGCCACCACATTTAAATCCAAACTGTGTGCCATTGTAATAATAGATTGAACAATAGCAAAATCATTTTTTTGCTCGATATCCATTACAAATGAGCGGTCAATTTTTAATTGATGGATAGGTAATCGTTTTAAATAGTTTAAAGAAGAATAGCCCATACCAAAATCATCGATTGAAATGTAAAGATTGTGATCCTTTAATTGTTGTAGCTTTTCAATAACGATTTCAGGTTCAGCCATTGCAACACCCTCTGTAATTTCTAGTTCTACATATTGGGAGGATAGCTCACTTTGTCTGAGAATTGCAAGTACTTGTTCGACAAAGTTCGGTTGTTCAAACTGTTTGATGGAAATATTCACTGCTACCCGGAATTTATCTAATCCGGCATTGAGCCATTTTTTTCGGTCGGCGCAAGCTTGATTTAAAATCCAATTACCAAGTTCAATAATATGACCATGCTCCTCTGCAATTCTAATAAATTTTTCGGGTGAAATAAATCCTTTTGACGGGTGATACCAGCGGATAAGTGCTTCCGCACCTATTATTTCACCTGTAGTCAAATCAATTTGTGGCTGATAATTGAGCACAAATTGGTTTGTCCCTAATGCCTCTTTTAAATCATTTGCAAGAGCAAAGCTTTCCGTAATTTCATTCTCAAAAC belongs to Solibacillus sp. FSL R7-0682 and includes:
- a CDS encoding ABC transporter permease; protein product: MNISYKRIQAIFLKDYKEFSRNYSISIIIIFPMLFALLYRSDDPTQTFMTAFVLNFSFAMLTSFIQACLIAEEKEKNTLRSLMMTPASIFDVLLGKSALVFVLSAVVLAVTVYLLGYTPDNYGLFIAATVLSIILYTALGTICGLFSKSVMEASLAIFPVLIIFTGSQFGAALEEKFSFLSILQYLPGSQFADLLAIMQTDYKLADTFESLGIMLVWTIAVTIISVILYKKRLMD